The Gopherus flavomarginatus isolate rGopFla2 chromosome 18, rGopFla2.mat.asm, whole genome shotgun sequence genome segment CTGGGCTCCAATTTCTATCCCCAGCAGCCTCACCTTTCattgcccccagctccagccccctccccagctccagcctcctCAACCTCAGGGTCCCCCATTTTTCTGTCCCCTCAGTCCCTCCCTCacatccctccttccccacattCAGTGCCCCATAATGCCCCCAACCCCACagccacccctccctgcccctatagACAGTCCGGGGGCCAAGATtgttccccacccccaggctgaGGCGTCAACCATCTTAACCAGGGGGCAGCATAGCTGCCCTGCGAGGGCTGCAGGGGGTGACGGGGTGCCCAGGTTAACTGAGGGCAACTGGAGTCCCTGCCCTCGGGGAGCAATGGGAGATGGTGGCCATGGCTAGAGGTGGGCTGAGGGGGGACAGGTCGGAGATGCTGGTGGGTATGGAGGGAGAAGGGGCCAGTGGTCTGTGaggggacatgggccagggggCCCAATGTGGGGAGGAAAGGGTGTGGGTGACACAGGCTAAACTGGGAGACTTCAGGGGGGTCAGGCTGGGTTGGGGGGAGTTGGGCCGGGTGGGGATGTCAGGCCATGTGTGAGGGGAATGATCCTGCTTCACAATGAATCTGCTGCCCATTGGCCTCCTGCTCTGGGGCCGGGGGTGAAGGCTCCCAGGGGGTTGGTGAGCAGGGGGGTCGGGGCCCTGGGgcgagggggctgattgaaggaGGCTCACTGGGACCCATCGGCCGGGCAGCTGATGCACCTTTAAtgcagccctggcccagcccagtgcTGAGTGTGAGCACCAGGGGGGCAACACCGTGAAGGTGacaccaggagtcctggccccaatgtcacccccagctctaaccactaatcctcactcccctgccagagcccagaaCACAATTAAaccttcctgacccccagcttcctCCTGCCCTCTAGGCAATAGCGGATAAACAAAGCCCATGTCACCTCCATCTCTATGGGCCTGACCACATAACCACTGACAGTGTCTCCTCCAGCCCGATGGCAGGGTCTCTGCGAGGGCATTGGAAGGTCCCTGGGTCTCTCCCAGCTGGGGTCATGGGATGAAATTTCTCATGCTCCAGTTTTCCTTTGAACCTGGTTTATTTAATTCACACACTGAGAAAAGACTCTTGGAACCAGGCGTCACAGTGTAAAGCTATCCTCACTGCTCAGTTAGGGTGCAAGAAGCAGCAAACCCAGGTGCTCCCTATCGCGCCTGCTCCTCACACGGTGCCACGGCTCATGTCACACGTGGGCAGCTTTGGAGGATGAGAGGGAAGGCTACAGAGtcaaatcctccagcactgggaaATGCCACAGTTACAGTTTCctgaaccttaactctgccccctcgtGCACATGCATTACGACACCATCctttaattgcatgatcacataTTAATTTTACCTACATTGGTCACCAGTGAGGTTTAATTCCAGAATGTAAGAAAGGACAGGATTGGAGGGTGAAATCAGCATGGAAATTGTGATCAGGTGAAGACTGAAGACAAGACTCTGCGgtctcctggctcctagcccgGTGCACCTTCCCCAAGGCTGCAGGGTACATTGAGGGtgacctgctcctgctccccacgCTGACACAAACAAGCTGTGAGCTGCACGATGATTGGCCAGGCTGACAGTTTCCGGGTTTCCTCAGTTTTGCAGGGCCTGCTGCTTAGTTGGGTTGCGTTAGATTTTGCCTGCAGATTAACGACAAAGTGTGATGGATGCAGGAAGAGACAAGACATGTCAACTTCCTCTAGCTGCAGCCAGCATCTGAGTTCCTTATTCGGAGCTCGGTGGAGCTGGTCACCAGGGTGTTGGTGGCAGTGCTGTGGAGTCCCTCACTGCCCCATCATGGTATCTGCTCTCACCATCCTCTTCCTCAGTGAGTACTGCAGACAGCCAAGGCGTGTGcccatggggggtggggtctgagACCAGGACATGTGCCCAAGGGGGGATCTGAGACCAGGGCATGAGCCCATGGTGGGGATTTGAGGCCAGAGTGTAGGATCCAGTTGCTAACAAGCCGTCTCCTCCCCAGGCTGCTGGCTGGCCCTGTGGAGCGAGGTGTCCGGAAGTGAGTATCTGTGCTGCTCAAGGCTAAGTTTTAacaatgggggaggtgggggaggcagcAGAAGGTAGAGGGGAAAAGAACAGCTGAACCTGGAACCTTCCCCCAAAACTCAGTCGAGATTGACCCTGGGGggctgagatcagaacctggctCACAGGTTTCCTGTAGATGCAGTGAGGTGTCTGTTACCCTGGTGCTGTCCCTGGGGTTGGGTGCTAAGGGCAGGTTACAGACCCACGGGGAGGGGTTTCTGTCTCCCCATCTCACTCCTGTTTGTGTGtgaatgcagagctccctgcgCCCAGACCCTCCATCTCTGTCAGCCCCAGCGGGGTGATCGTCCTGGGGGCAGCCGTCACCATCCGCTGTCAGTGTCAGTGTGAGGCCAGGAAGTTATTTCTTTATAAAGATGGAATCCAAATCAAGGAGCTGgatgctggggccagggatgaattCACCATCCCCAGTGCCAGACGTAGAGACGGAGGGTTCTACAGCTGCAGATCTCACTCCAGATCAGAGCTGCCCATGGAGCCCTGTGATTACGTGCGGATAGTTGTAGCAGGTAAGGGGCCCAGGGAGTGGGGACAGAGGGCTAGGGATTCCCAGCTGCTGTAGATTCAGGGCTGGCACAGGATGGGGGAAAATCCCTGCCCCCAGAAATCCTTGTGGTGTCACTTACTTGTCTGTGTCTCCTTTTCCTCTTGTATGAATCATCCTGCCTGCACCTTGTGTCTGGTTAGATAGTCAGGGTTGGCTTTAGGGTGGGGAATTTTTTCTCACTGTgcctgtgcagctcccagcacttACCACTTAATACCACTCCCTTCCCAGTGCCAGGGATAGAATCGAGGCATCCTAGCTtccaggctgggtgggggggaaacCATTAAGTGGATAGACAAGTGTAGAGGGTGAATCGTAGAATATTAGatttgaaagggacctcaggaggtcatctagtccaaccccctgctcaaagcaggaccaatccccagatttttaccccagttccctaaatggtcccctcaaggattgagcttgcaACCTTgaatttagcaggctaatgctcaaaccattgagctatccctctcccctctgGATTTAGGTCCTCAGGCAGTGTTGGTCGTAGCTCCCAGGAATCTCTGGGATCTGGGAGAGGATCCTCTGGCTGCTTTTCTCCCAGGTGCCCCGTGTCTGGGACTGTGCGGTGAGGACGAGGTGCAGTGACTGTGCTGGGGTCTGTCTCATGGCCTGTCTCCTTCTCATGGCAGAGCTCAGCTACCCTAAACCCTCCATCTCCCTGAGCCCCCACGGGGGAGTCGTCCTGGGGGGAACTGTGATCATTTGGTGTGAGTGTCGATGCCAGAACGTGACGGTCCTCATGTATAAACTTGGAAACCTGGATGTACGGCACTgggcagagactgctgggggagtggCTGAGTTTACCATCAACAACGTGAGCTGGAGAGACACAGGGAGCTACAGCTGCCAATATGGCACCAAATCGGACCCGCCCGTCTGGTCGCATCCCAGCGACCCCGTGGAGCTGATGGTAGCAGGTGAGGAGCCAGCTCAGTATCTCTGTTCTGCGACAGGGTTCCCGGGGTGGGTCTGTGAAACCGCTGGACTCTCTGTCCCACCAACCTGGGGTTTCCCTCGCAACTGTGATGCTGATGTCAAGCTACAAACTCTGGCAGGTCCTGCACTTACCGAGCCATCCGCAGCCAGGGACACACCCACCGGAGTGACATGAACAATCTCCCAGCCTCTCACAGACCATTAATAGGGATGCGCCAGCCAAGTCCCTCCCTGATCCCCAGCCTGGTACCGTCCtgcactggtcagaagcctgtGCAGTGTCTGTTCATTACCCAGTCTTGCCCTCCCTCGATGGGGAGAGGAcacacaccagcctttgcaacctgagctgagatttcccaggcATTTCAACCGAAACACACTGTTTGAGgtcaaatataaaacagatttattaactccAGACAGATGGAGTTGAAGTGATTATAACTAGCAAGCGTAGAGATCAGAGTCAGTTacttaagaaacaaaaataaacggacagtctgagttctacaaactcaccaggatttgaatcaagcagcaTCTCCCCCTGGTAGCTGGCACATAGAGATCACAAATCTTCAGTACACAGACTGGAACTGCCTTCTGGCCGGGACCaccctccccagttcaaagtctttgtcctccagatgtgtttccaggtgttgagctgtggggggagtgaggccaagggatgttgtcacttcccctctttataGCTTCTTCCAGCTTACTGGGAAGGTCTTTTGGTAGCAGTGGGTCAAGCAGTCTCCATAGATGCTCTGTCTGCGAGGGTCCCTGGGAGAGTAGGTTTCCTTCAGTGTCGGTTCTCAgtcacagccccactcccagccagatCCTCAGGGGGTGTCTGCCCCAATGAGATGCTCAGAGccagctctgccctgagccctgggcccagcagaggggacatctggctggggagtggggacagaGTCACTGAGGGTTTCCCAGCCAGGGGTGAGCAGAAGCTGCTGGAGGTTCAGGGCCAAGAGAGGGATGATACCTGACCCCAAGaggagctgcagagcaggggcCTTTTCCAGGGGGATgctcccccagctgcccccactcTAGGGACATACCGAGGAATCGGACCCCAGGGGCTCCCCAGccggcaccaaccccagctccagcactgAATTCACCCACAAACTCGGACAATTGAACCTGTAACATACACCAGGTCatgggctgagcagctcaatCCCTGAGTCACCGTTtcagccccttcctgccccaggcCTGGGTGCTGGTTCCGTCCTTCTCCCATCCCAGCCATCGCTCATTTTAGTTCCCCAGAGGGAACCGACCCAGCTGGGCCCCAGCAGCCGGATCACCCCATGACGGAGCTGGAGGGAGAAGGTGAGCGGGAGAAATGGACCAATTTATCCCCCAGGGAACAGGGCTTCTGGCTCAGATGCCGCCTGGGCCAATCAGACCGTTTGGAGGGGGATGGTCCCTGCAGACAGAACTGTTGGATTCAGGTCGTCTACACAGAGAACGATGGATAGATCCATGGGGATGTGAGGTCGTGGGTCTGTGGCAACATAGGGTGATGGACAGATGGGAGTGTGTCTGGTGAGGGATAGAAAGATGGACGAAGACCTTGTCTATATGAAAACTGGACCCGAAATGATGAATCCAGTGTGGTTCCCAACCCGCACTGGTGATCTCAGAGCGAGTGTGGGCTGTTGGAATTCACACTCCCTGGTTTGATACAGCCCCGTTGTACGGACGAGCTCCTCTCTAGCTCTGTAGACAAGGGCGTCCTCCTCCGAAAAAGGAACAGCCGCACCCAGAGCTGCTCCACAGTGACTCCAGGTGTGAATGGCACCTGAGTGGGGCAGGGACCCTTTCTGTGTCCTGTGTTCCTACAGCTCTGAGCACacgaggctcagggcaggggctcctgGTAATTAATACTAGTCATTAATGATTGCAGTTCCAGTTTTTGTGGAGCCAGGCAGGGGCTGTGTCTGCACTGAGGGTCTCTCTGGGCTGATCCTCCCCTCCTGCGATCCCTGGGGCGATGAGCCAGCCTGAATCCCTGGGTCCCGTCCTCTCCCTCAGCTCAGGGAAAAGCCCCGATCACTGGTTGGTGGGAGGAGAGTTTCCCCGTATAACTAACCCCAAACACCAGGGCTCCAGCTTTCTCACTCCTGCACCTTGGCCACTGACAGACGCAGGTTCTATTTCCACAGGCGGAACTGACCCAACTCAGCCAGGAACGGCGCTGGCTCCAACCCACCCAGGCAGCACGAGGCCAGgtactggggctgggggcaggaaatTGCCATCAACCCCCACAGAAACATGTTTGTGCTGTCCTAGCAGCCACCCCCAGGGGAAGCCACGAAGGGCTGTTTGGGTGGGATCGGGGCAGATCTCCACAGCGAATGTCCCATTAGGGCTGACAGCCCTGACTCATTTCATATGCTGGGGGGATGTCATGGGACAGATGCCTGATTGGCttggtgggggcaggacctgggagAGCTTCCCCCCTATGCACAGCCCCACCCCGGGGGCCCCACAGATTGGGATGCTGTGCTGCTCCCAAGCACCACAAAGCCACCCATGTGGGGCACAACTTGGTGTGTATCCCCATGGAAAAACTGGGCCGGGGACAGAGTGCCAGGGAAAATGGTCCTGTGTATCCCATCGGTCTGCCTGTGTCTGCACAGAGCCTGAGGGAACGGCTCAAAAGCAGAGCTCTCCCTTCACATGGGTGCTGCCCAGCGGGATGTTAACCCTGGAACCTATCAATTCAGATAGACATGGTGTTAACACTTGAAGCCACCCATTTAGAGTGACATGTTGTTGACTCTGGAACCTAATGGTGACCGTTGCGATGACAGCACAATTCTGTTTTCTGCTGCTGATTGCTTCAGTGGGGCATAATACTCCCAATGATCTCGAAGTGCCCTCTCCAGCCATGAGCTCCGCCCACTGCCATCGCCCCACCCACATGATTGCTACACAGAAGTGAGCTTAAGCTGCTGGGAAATTCCCAAGAGAGGAGCAGGACCTAGGGGGCCGGGCTATGGGTTTCGGGCTCAGCTGGCTTCACAGGGTACATGGGGCCTGAACCCCCCGCACACACTCTGCCTCTACCCCAGGACAGCCCTTTGCCATTGGCAGTGAACTCCCACGACCACTATTACCCAGcatcccctctgctcctgcccctcccagctCAGTAGCATattctgctgtgggtccctgggtcctcgagggggaggggctggggtagcaggtaACGATCCAGCCACTCATGGCGCTCATGGCCTGGTACTGCTTCCCAGGTGGATCAGAAACACGCGCAGCATCGGTTCTGACCGGCCCCATCATTGCCGGGGTGAGCGCAGCGGCCGccggcctcctcctcctcctgagcaTCCTCTGCCACAGAAGCAGCCGAGGAAGTGAGTGCCCTGCCCAGCGAGAGAAGGGTTAAACCTGCTGCTAAGCCGGGCTGGGAAGGGGTCACGGCTTGGATGGGAGACAGACCAGGAAAcccagggggcagagcagggggcccagcagggggtgctctcccctggcagagaGAACAGGCCCcccctagggggcgctgtgctacaGGGGGCAAGGGATTCTATAGGGAatactgtgctgcagggggcgagGGGCTCCATAGGGGGTgcggtgctgtgctgcagggagcagggggctctatagggggtgctgtgctgcagggagtgggagggctcCATAGgtggcgctgtgctgcagggggcaagGGATTCTATAGGGGACACTGTgttgcagggggtgaggggctccaTAGGGGGCgcggtgctgcagggagtggggggccctATAGGGGGTgcggtgctgtgctgcagggagcaggaggctccatagggggtgctgtgctgcaaggagcaggGCTCAGCCTGTCTCTAGGGTATCCAAGCAGAGAGGTAGAGGGAGGAAtccctccctcctgagccccccgTCCCGGCTGCCCTCTGaggctgaggggcagggctggtacATGGGGATCTGGGTCGACTGATGGATGATTCTGCTTCCTGTCTCTGCAGGGAAAGGACCAGCACTGAGAGAGAGCAGGTGAGGCCCCCCCCCTCTGTTACCCCCAATCTACCTGTCCCGGGAcgcaggactcctggttctctccctggctcggggaggggagtggggtctagagggttggagcaggggggctgggaggcagcacTCCTGGGTTTGTTacgatctctctctctttgtccctgTAGAGAGTCTGAGGCTGCAGCCACAGTCGGTAAGTCACACACGAGGGGGCAGccatggggaggagagaaggggagcagaggggagaggcGGGTGTCCTCTGGTGGGGACTGTGTCCTTGGGGGGGAGTACACGCTGATGTGGGGTGCAGCCTGTGTGTCTCTGTGGGACGAGGCATCTCTGCCCCTGTCTCACTGCACCCCCTTGGGGTTCCCccgccctgctctgtgcctcagtttcctctgctGCACTACGGAGCTCATTACCCTGCCCAAGCCctgtgtgctggggggcaggcgggcCACTCTGCAAAGGGCTGAGATGCGGGGTGGGaggccaggccccaggccctgaTCTGGACCCAGTCCCTCACTGGCTCTGTCTCTCTTCCACAGACACCCTTATGGGCCAAGGGACGAAGCTGGATGTTCTGGTAAGTGCCTCCCACTCCCCAAGACACCCACCAGCCCACCAATCTGGCGCTGCATGGGCCCCACTAGAgcaacagggatcagcaacaggGCTCCCACCGGGatcggggggcagaggggaggggagagacccagAACACAGAGAATAAGAGGCTGACCTTGCACCCCACAAACTCACCCCACCCCCGAACCTTCCCCTCAAATGTTTGCATTTGTCTGAGGTTTGCAGAGCGTCAGCGGAATTCCAGGGGGGCAGGTGCCGGGGGGATTTCCCTGATCTCTGCCCCATGAAGCTGTGTGGCTGGAGTGTCCGGGGAGAGGGGGTGTCACTGGATTCCCCAGgagaggggtgggaggaagagccGCTCTCCAGAGCCCACCACTGGACAGGATAGAGTGTGTCAGAGCAGTTGTACGTGGGTGTGAACATTGCTGCCCCTTGGTGGAGAGGTTGGgtctgctctgctgctgtgtaCATCCACTCCCTAAGGGGGGTGCGGGGAACACACACATTGATGTGCTACATTGGTGTAAGTTCACCTGTGTGTGTACAAATCTCTCTGTGTGTGCACATCGCTATGTGCAgtgtggcagtgtgtgtgttggcacaaacacacgcacgcacacacacatgcacactctctcacacacacacggctcacagtgactctctcccctcccagccccaggagcccagcactGAGGGACTCACCTACGCTGAGCTGGACCTCCAAACGCTGCAGGCCAAACCGGggggcctggcccctgcctctgAGCCCATCCTGTACGCTGCCATCAACATGAACCAGGGGCCCCATGGGCAGCAACCACAGGGTGAAGGGGGAACCCTCCTCTCATCCCCATAACATGAACCCGGGGGGGGTCACCCCCCACGGAGAATGGATTCCGTGTATAGTCCCCCAGTAACCCCTTCGACAGCTGGTGCTGCCTCACATGTGGGGGGCCATGGGGGTTCAGCAccagggggagggacaggacGCGGCAAGGTGGATATTTTGCATCCTGTTAATCTTGCATTTTGTGTTATTTTGCATCCTGTTAATCTCCAGATTTGTAATAAACACGGAATGACAAACTGCCTCCTCTGGGGTACCCCACAGCCCCTATCCCCGCGCCGGCACTGTGTGTTAATACCTGAGGCAGGTGGGATCCCTTCTCCCGTTTCCCAAGTGTGCCCCTAACCTGGCCGCTGGATATAACTTGAGGCCTGGTTTAGGAGCCCACCTGGGACATGGGAGAAGTAGGGGAGGAGAAATCTGTGACCCAAAATTGGGGTATCGGTAAGACCTCATTGGTGGATAAAATATTGTGGGGACGGGCTGTGCCACCCACCTCCCTTTGGGGACCTCAAAGAAAGAGACTCGCTTCACCATTGTGGCTGCCACCCCCCATCTCCTGGGGCCCCCAGGCCATCCGGATCCTGCTCCGCGGAGATGTCCTGAGCAGAGCGGCCGGAGAGAGGGACCCCGATGCCaatgcccctcccctggctgaaCCCCCAACCCAGGAGGAAATGAGGTCAGCAGCTGCAGTGAcgctggctccagcccagtcctgCTGGCTCCTCTGCCCCCCTAGGACAGTCGCTAGCATCTCCAGGGCCAGTGGAGAGACTCCCAAACCTGGGGGATTTTCCGGCTGGAGACTCGCTCGGGACTGGTGCTGGAACAAACCCCTCATTTCATATGGCGTCTGCCACGGCTCCCCTGGTTCCTGCTCTGCTGGGTCTGTAACAGCCggtcccaggggtcagtggggggttTGCTGTGGGGCTGAGCAGGCTGCGGGCTCTGGACCCTCCCCCCGGCCCCTGTTTAACTCTATTcagtgtggggcaggggatggggcgtGTTTGCACCTTGGGCCCTTTATTGTGTCTCCATGAacacagctgggggcagagcagtttAGCCGCCAGCTCTTCTGGGTCTCCCCATGGCAGGCGTTTGGGGGAAGCCAGATGGGGGCACGGGTGGCGAGTTGTATGGGCCACTGTGCACCTTCCCCGATGCGTCCTCCAGCCCCGCCTGCTGCCCCTGGGCAATTTTTGCTGCCACGactggcagcgcagtggggctaaagTGACTTCCTGCCCGGCCACTGCATGCCCAGTGGCTGCGGCCCCtgggcagaggtgtgtgtgtctctgtgtgctgcccctaccTCGAGCGccccgtggccaatgggagctgcgggggcggtgcctgcgggcagCAGCATGTGAAGATCCCCTGACCCttcctgcctaggagctgctgctgagggagggagtgtgtgtgcaAGTCACTTATGGGAGCTGCTCCAGGAAACCacctcacccctccctgcacccccttctgcaccccaactccctcccagagcccaacaccTCACCCcgtgcacccaaactccctcccagaacctgcatccctgcaccccaatcccctgccctagcctagagcctgcacccaagctcccatCCACAGCCTGCaacaaaccccctcctgcacccaaactccctcccagagcctgcacccatccTGCAACCAAACTCCCTACCAGAGCCTTAGGCAgtgcagggggcgggggagggcagaacttggacctgttctgggcaccaccaaaaattctacaaacctgccacccctggatGGTAGGAGCCGGGAGTTTTAGGGAAGTAGGTTGGGGGTGTTggaaggggggctgagggcagaggggctgggatgggggacagGGGTTTGAGGGCAGACAGGCTCCCCCCGCAGAAGGTCAGAACTGGGGGGGCAGGATTGTTGGAGGGTCTGAGGAAGGGGGGAAGACAGCACCCCCCAACTGCCCTCTAGGCTGCCACTTCTACCCCCAGCAGTATTCCCTGTCACTGCCTCctgctcagccccccaccccattccagctGCCTCAGGATCcctcattttgttttctgtcccTTCAATGTtacctccccacacacagtcaCCCCTTCTCCTCTGTAGTGGTGGTCCCAATGGGAGCCAACTGAAGTCACTCAATTAAAGGGTGAACTGCAGTCAGAATGAGCCAGACAAACCTCACAAGTTGGTGGATATTCCAAGATTTAGATtgaccaagccagcacaaaacagcttctgtactacctcactggttacttagaaatccaaacaacgcagttcccttgaagttcccagcctcaggcctccatccagtaCCCAGGTCAACATacgatgatgattactgaaaatcttatttcatcatctaaaagaaaaggttcttctgatcccaaaggctATACACCCAGGTCAATGTATAATTTTATCCCAAATACAATCTTATAgctaattcttattaactaaactaaaatttattaaaaaggaaaagagagcaagtgttggttaaaagatcaatacacATACACATCTGAGGTtaattcttgaggtttagatacatagcagagatggtgagctgctTGTTGCAAAGAGTTATTTTAGAAATAgcccactgtccatattcagggtggctcccaCCTCAgtcctttttttaaatagaatatcagagttggaaggacctggggaggtcatcttgtccagacccatacttaaagcaggaccaatcaccagacagattttcacctcaaacagccccctcaaggattgagctcacagccctgggtttaacaagccaatactcaaactgctgagctatccctccctgtctATGAAACCTGCAGGAGATCTGAGATAAAACAAGATCAGGTCCCAAGGCTTATCCCTTTCCAGAAGCCTCTTGACCATTCAGTCCTGGGTGAACAATAGTCTCCTATTCACCTGCAGATCTACCAATTATGCtgtcatgtaccagcaatgccccctctgccatgtacattggccaaactggagagtctctatgcaaaagaataaatggacacaaatcaagcatcaagaattataacattcaaaaaccagtaggagaacaattccttctccctggacactcaataatagacttaaaaatggcaattcttcaacaaaaaaaatgtaaaaaacagactccaacgagaaactgcagaactggaattaatttgcaaactggacaccatcatattaggcctgaataaagactgggagtggatgggtcattacaaaaactaatttccccctgctgatactcacaccttcttgtcaactgtttgaaatgggccaccttgattacattgacatcattagcactacaaaaataatttttcctcccttgatattcaccccttcttgtcaactgttgagaacagcccacttccaccttaattcaattggctcattagcactgacccccagctTGGTAAggaaactcccatcttttcatatgctgtatatttatacctgcttttgtattttccacttcatgcatctgatgaagtgggttatatcccacgaAACCTTATATcccacaaggattcctcgttatttttgctgatatcagactaacacggctaccacgcTGAAATAATCTCCTTGTTTCCCAACCACCACTGCAGATTAACACAAGGTAATTTGTCCATTAACTAGTGTTACCTCTAATTTCTAACAATACAGATTTACACTTAAATTTCTATCCTAGCTATCCTTGAATGATCCTCATTACCATTCACAGCCTCTTCAGGTCCTCTCTGGGTCAGTCAGCCTGTGGGATGCTTAACCTTTTCTGGCCACGTGTCACACTTCAATGAGATGTTATATTATAATCATATAATGTCacatcctccccctgcccctctagACAGTCCAGGggagcaggattgttccctatccCCAAGCTGAGGCATCGGTCACCTTAGCCAGTGGCAGCACAGCCGCCCTGCGAGGGCAACGGGGTGGCCATGTTAACTGAAGGCAGCTGGGGTCCCTGCCCTTGGGGAGCAATGGGCAATGG includes the following:
- the LOC127036577 gene encoding immunoglobulin superfamily member 1-like, with protein sequence MVSALTILFLSCWLALWSEVSGKLPAPRPSISVSPSGVIVLGAAVTIRCQCQCEARKLFLYKDGIQIKELDAGARDEFTIPSARRRDGGFYSCRSHSRSELPMEPCDYVRIVVAELSYPKPSISLSPHGGVVLGGTVIIWCECRCQNVTVLMYKLGNLDVRHWAETAGGVAEFTINNVSWRDTGSYSCQYGTKSDPPVWSHPSDPVELMVAGGTDPTQPGTALAPTHPGSTRPGGSETRAASVLTGPIIAGVSAAAAGLLLLLSILCHRSSRGRKGPALRESRESEAAATVDTLMGQGTKLDVLPQEPSTEGLTYAELDLQTLQAKPGGLAPASEPILYAAINMNQGPHGQQPQGEGGTLLSSP